The Micromonospora sp. NBC_00421 DNA window GTGCTCCGCCCCACCACCCGGTCCCCGGTGCTGGTCTGCAACCCGGCCGACTCCGCCTGGTTCCGCCAGGGTGAGCTGCTGCCCGGTCTGACCCGCACCAACGAGCCCAGCGAGGACCCGGGCACCCTGCACCTGGTCACCGCGCCCGCGCTCCCACCCGGGCTGGCCTTCCTCGACGCCCCCGACATCGACTCGGTGGTCGACGCCAACCGGGCCCTCGCCGGCCAACTGCTCGCCGCCGCCGACCTCTGGCTCTTCGTCACCACCGCCGCCCGGTACGCCGACGCCGTCCCGTGGGAGCTGCTGCGCACCGCCCGCTCCCGGGGGGCCGCGATCGCCATGGTGCTCGACCGGGTGCCGCCCGAGGCCGCCGACGAGATCGCCGCCCACCTGTCCGAGATGCTCGCCGCCCAGGAGCTCGGCGCGGCACCGCTGTTCGTCCTGCCGGAGACCTGGGTCGACGGTCAGGGTCTGCTCCCCGACCGGGTCACCGCACCACTGGGCAGCTGGTTCGCCCGGCTCGCCGCCGACGCCGAGGCCCGCGCCGCCGTGGTCCGGCAGACCCTGGACGGCGCACTCGCCTCGCTGCACCCGACCGTGGAGGCGCTCGCCGACGCGGCCGACGAACAGGTCGCCGCCGCCGACGCGCTTGACGACCGGGTCCGGGCCGCCTACAAGGGCGCGCACCGCACCGTGGCCGAGGGGCTGAAGGACGGCCGGCTGCTGCGCGGTGAGGTGCTCGCCCGCTGGCAGGAGTTCGTCGGCACCGGGGAGTTCTTCCGGACGCTGGAGGCCCGGATCGGCCGGCTGCGCGACCGGCTCGTCGCCGCGGTCACCGGTCGGCCCGCCACCCCCGCCACCGAGCTGCGCAACGCCATCGAGTCGCAGCTGGTCACCCTGCTGCGCGGAGTCTCCTCCGAGGCGGCGGAGCACACGTACACCGCCTGGAAGGCGCACCCGGCCGGGGCCGCGCTGCTCGAACCGCCGCTGGCGCACGCCTCGGCCGAGCTGCCCGAACGGGCCGAGCGACTGGTCCGGGACTGGCAGCGGGCGGTGCTGGAGCTGGTCCGGGAGGAGGGCGGCGACCGGCGGTTCGTGGCCCGGACGGCCGCGTACGCGGTCAACGCCACCGGGCTGGCCGTGATGATCGCCGTCTTCGCCTCCACCGCCTTCATCCCGACCGGCCTGGAGGTCGCCACCGGGGCGGGCACCACAGTCGCCGCGCAGGCCGTACTCCAGGCGATCTTCGGCGACCAGGCGGTGCGTACCCTCGCCGCGAAGGCCCGGGGTGACCTGCTGGACCGGGTCCGCACGCTGCTGGACGAGGAGGCGGCCCGCTACCTGTCCCGCACCGACGCGGCCCGGTGCGGTGCGGAGGCCGCCGCCGGGCTGCGTCGGGCCGCCGGCCGGGTCGAGGTGGCCCGGCACCGCAGCGGCCTCGCCGACCGGGTCGGCCAGGCCCTGCCGACCCCCACCCCGACCTCCGAGGAGGGCACCCGGTGACCAACATCGTCGGCCGGATGCGCGAGGCGCTCCGGGGTGACCAGCGGGTCGACGCCGATACCCTGGTGGCCCGCCTCGACGCGGTCCGCCGGTTCCTCGACGCGGTCGACGGCGAGGTGCCCGACGCCCAGTTGGTCGGCGCGAACACCCTGGTCGAGCGGGCCGGCACCCGGTTGTCACTGTCCCGGGACCACACCGTGGTGGCGTTGGCCGGTGCCACCGGCAGCGGCAAGTCCAGCCTGTTCAACTCCCTGGCCCAGCTGGATCTCTCCCCGGTCGGGGTGCGCCGGCCCACCACCGGTGTCGCGCACGCCTGCGTCTGGGGGCCGTTGGACGGCGGCAACCAACTGCTCGACTGGGTCGGCGTGCTGCCCCGGCACCGGTTCGTCAGGGAGAGCGCGCTGGACGGCGACGACGAGTCCGCCCTGCACGGGTTGATCCTGCTCGACCTGCCCGACTTCGACTCGGTGCAGCGGTCCCACCGGCTGGAGGTGGACCGGCTGCTCGGCCTGGTCGACCTGGTGGTCTGGGTGGTCGACCCGCAGAAGTACGCCGACCGGGTGATCCACACCAGCTACCTGCGCGAGTTCCACAGGCACCGGGAGGTGACGGTGGTGGTGCTCAACCAGGCCGACCGGTTGCCCCCGGCCGAGTTACCCCGGGTCCTCGCCGACCTGCGCCGGCTGCTCGACGTCGACGGGCTCGACGGGGTGCCGCTGCTGGCCACCACCGCGGTCGAGCCGGGCGGGATGACCGGGCTGCGGGAGGCGCTGGAACGGGCGGTCTCGGATCGGCAGGCCGCGCTGCGCCGGCTCTCCGGCGACGCCGACACGGTGGCGACCGCGCTTGGCGAACTGGTCGCCGTCGAAGCTCCGGGGCACGTCCCGGACGCCGGAACGGTCCGCGCCCTGGACCGGGCGCTGGCCGAGGCGGCCGGGGTGCCGGCGGTGGCGGGCGCGGTCGAGGGGGCGTACCGGCACCGGGCCGGCGGGACCACCGGCTGGCCGCTGGTACGCGGTTGGCGCAGGCTGCGCCCGGACCCGCTGCGCCGGCTGCACCTGCCCGGCCCGTCCACCGACCCGCAGCAGCCGGAGCAGCCACTGCTCGGGGCGACCTCGGTACCCGAACCGACGGCCGCCCAACAGTCCGCCCTCGGGTTGGCCATCCGCGCGGTCGGCGACAGGTCCGGCGGGGAGCTGCCGGCACCCTGGCCGGCCGCGGTGACCGCCGCCGCCCGGTCCCGGCTGGCCGACCTGCCGGACGCGTTGGACGGGGCGGTCGCCGGCACCGACCTGGGGATGGACCGCCGGCCCGCCTGGTGGCGGCTGGTGGGTGCCCTCCAGTGGCTGGTCACCCTCGCCGCCGTGGCCGGGCTGGGCTGGCTGGTGCTCGGCTACGCGCTGCGTGCCCTCGGGCTGCCGGCGCTGGATTACCCACGGGTGGGCGAGGCGCCGCTGCCGACCGTACTCCTGCTCGGTGGTCTGCTCGCCGGTTTGTTGGTGGCGGCGGTGACCCGGCCGGTGGTCCGCTGGGCGGCCCGGCGGGCCCGGCAGCGGGCCGAACAGCGGCTGACCGAAGCGGTCGCCCGGATCGGCGCGGAGTACGTCCTCATCCCCGTCCGGGTCATCATCGACCGGTACGCCCTCGCCCGTCAGGCCTGGCAGGACGCCGCCCGCTGACCGGCACCCGACCGGGCGCGGGCGGCCGAACGCCACCCGTCGACGAACGCCCGGCCACCCGCCGGTGAACGCCGCCGTCGGCACGGGTGTCCGGGGCGGCGCGGCGGCGTAGGGTCGTGCCATGGCCACGCCACAGACCCCCTACGACGCGGTGCTCTCCGCGGCCCGCGACGTGACCAGGCTGGACTGCGCGCTCGACGCCGAGATGCTCGGCACGGCGCTGCTGGGCAGCGTCTACGCGATCGCCGAGACCGACCGGGAGACGGCGGTCCGGGACTTCGTCTCCGGTTTCCTCGCCGCCACCTCCCGTCGCCGCACGGCCGCCGCCACCACCATCCGCCAGGTCTTCGCCGCTCTGGTGCCCGATGCCGAGGGCGCGGCGAAGGTCCGCCCCGGTGCGCAGGCGCCGGCCTGGGCCGGTCAGCTCGGCCGGGTCCGCCTCACCGGCACCTGGTCGTACGGCGACGTGTTCGGCGACCAGACCTCCTACCTGGCCACCTTCGCCTACGACGACGAGCTGGGCGGCCCGGAGCACGCCCTGGTGGCGCTTGTCGACCACAACATCGGCATCACCAAGGACGTCTTCGTCGGTGGGCCGGCCGAACGGATCCTGGACCAGGTCCGGCAGATGTGCGCCGACGACGACCTGACCTGGTTCCGGGAGGAGGACCCGGCCCGGATGCACGGCGAGGTGCGCCGCCACCTGGCGATCACCGACGACCTCGGTGACCTGCCCGCCGAGGGTTCGCTCGCCACCGACCGGGCGCTGGTCGGGGCGCGGTTGGCGGTGCTGCCCGGGACGGACGCCGACACCACCGAGGGTGTCGCGGAGCCGCTCGACGCCGACGAGCGCACCGCGCTGGTACGGGCCTTCCTCGCCTCCCCCGAGGCGGCCCGGTACGGACTGAACACCCTCGACAGCGACGCCGAGCTGGCCTCGTTGCACTTCTGCCTGGGTCTGCTCTTCGACCACTCGGCGAGCTTCCCGGATGCCGACCCGCTGCGGTGGAGTCCGGCCGTGGCCGGGTTGTTCCTGCTCGACTGGGTGCACCGGCGGGCCGTGCTGGACATGGACGACGCGGCGCTGCTGCCCCGGGTGCTGCGTGCCTGGGCGGCGTTCGCGGCCCGGCGGCGGGGGCTGCCCGAACGGGCCGCCACCCAGACCGACGAGGCGATCGAGGAGCTGGTGCCGGAGTTCGCCCGGCTCTACTCGACAGGCGAGCGACGCAGCCCGGCGACGGCGGCGGTGGCCCAGTTGATGGCCGACGGCGTCGACCCGGACGACCCGGTCGCCCTGGACGCCTGGATCGAGGCCAACCGGCAGCGTCTCGGCGACGACACCCCCTGAGCGCCTGACGGTCTACGGCTCGACCAGGGCCAGTCGGCCGGGGGCGACGTCGAGGCGGATCCGCTGGCCCCAGCGCAGCGCCAGCCGATCCGCCTCCAACCCGTCGGCGAAGGCCACCAGGCCGTCGGACTCGGCGGTCAGCTCCAGCGCGTCGGTGCCGTCGAGGCGGCCGGCGACCAGGTCGACCCCGGTGACGGGGGAGGGCCACGCCTCCCGCACGTACCAGCACAGGGCCGGTTCCTGCGGGGCGGGCGGTGGGGCGGCGGTCGGCCGGTCCCGGGCGATCGAGGCACACCAGCCGGTCGCCCCGGTGCCGGTGCCGACGACCACCCCGGAGGAGGACTGCCGTTCCCGGCGGGGGCAGTCGTCCGCGGTGACGTCGAGCAGGTAGCGGGCCGACTGGTGGGAGGCGTGCCCGACGTACACCTCGTTGAGGCCGACCAGCTCCTGGCCGTCGTCGAGGGTGGCCCGGACCATCGCCCGGTGGCGCAGCGGCGCGGCCCCGGCGACCACCGCCGGCAGCAGCGCGGCCACCTGGTCGCCTGTGCACCGGACCAGCACCCCGGCGTTGCGGCCCGGCTCCGGGTCGACGCCGACGACGGGCTGCCCGGTGAGGTACTTCGCCACGTTGGCGACCAGGCCGTCCGGGCCGACGGCGACGATCACGTCCTCCGGACCGAACAGGAACCGGGGCAGGTCGTCCCGGTCCACCGTGCCGCGCCGCCAGTCGGCGGGGACGGCGGCCCCGACTGCGGTCAGCGCCGCCTGGAGGGCCTCGTGCCGGTCGATCACCTCGGCCAGGTCCCGGCCCCGGGCGCGCAGGTACCACTGGGCGGCCGCCCGGGTGCCGTGCCGGGCGAGCAGTTCGTCCAACTCGCTGGGGCGGCGGACCACCACCACCCGGGGGGCCAGCGTGCCGCTCACCGCTCGACCGCCCCGGCTCGCCCGGTGAGCCGCTCGACCGCCCCGACCGGCCCGGTGAGCCGGCCGAGCAGGTCGGCCAGCAGGTCCGGGGTGACGGTGAGCTGGCCGATCTGCGGGAGCTGACCGGCGAGTTCGCGGACGGTGAGGGCTTGCAGCACCGCCGGCGGCAGTTCGGCGTACGCGGCCAGCTTCGCCGCCTCCGCCTCGGCCTCGGCGGCGCCGACGGCGCGTACCGTCTCGGCCTTGGCCAGGGCGAGCACCCGTTCCCGGTCGGCGGCACCGCCGGCGAGCAGCCGGTCCTTCTCCGCCTCGGCGGTGGCCAGCACCCGGGCGCGTCCGGCGGCGGCGGCGTTGGCGACCTGCTCCCGTTCCGCCTTGCCGTGGGCGGTGGCCAGCTCGGCGGCGGCGTCGAGCTCGGCCCGGCGGCGGGTGTTCGCCCCGTGCTGCTCGACGAGCTGCTGCTCCCGCCGGGCCAGCTCGATCTTGTTCTGGAGCTCGTTCTCGGCGATCCCGCGTTCCTGCTCGACGGCCTGCGCCCGGCGGGCGTAGGTGGCCCGGTCGGCCTGCACCTGCACGGCCTCCCGGGTGGGGGTCTGCAGGGCGCGTTCCAGCTCGGGTTCGGGCCGGACGGCGACCACCCGGGCGCTGACCACTGCCACACCGATGTCGGCGAGCCGGGGTTCGGCACCGAGGGCGGCGGAGACCGCCTCGCGGACCGGTGCGACGGTGGTCAGCGCCTCGGCCAGCGGCACCCGGGCGAGCAGGTCGAGGGCGGGTTGTTGGGCCAGCTCGGCCAGGAGCGTGGCCACCTGGTCGAGCGGGCGGGACCGGGACCGGCCGGTGCGCGGGTCGATCGAGAAGTCGAGCCGGGCGGCGGCCAGCGCCGGGTCGGCCACCCGGTAGGTCACGGTGGCCTGGACGGTGATGTCGGCGAAGTCACCGGTCCGGGCGTGGAAGAGCAGGGGCAGTTCCCGGTCGTCCACCGGCACCTCGCTCAGCACGGCGGTCAGCGGCCGGTACCAGAACGACTGGCCGGTCCCCTCCCGGCGGACCCGTCCGTCGACGTGCAGCCGTACCCAGTTGGTGGGTGTCCCGCGCAGGTGGCGCAGGAAGAGTCGTCTCGTCACGTCGGCCATGTCTCGCATCCTCCCCTTTTTCGTCTACATGACGATAAACGATCTGGTAACTTATCGTCAAGGTGGTGATAAAGCGATGACCGACTACCCGCCCTTCGCCGTGACGGTGGACCTGGTGGTGCTCACCGTCCGCGCCGACGAGCTGCACCTGCTGCTGGTCCGCCGGGGCGTCCCGCCGGACGAGGGTCGGTGGGCGCTGCCCGGTGGCTTCGTCGGCATCGACGAGGACCTGCCCGACGCCGCTGTCCGGGAGTTGACCGAGGAGACCGGGCTGCCCGAACCGGCGGGCCACCTGGAACAACTCGGCACGTACGGCCGACCCGGGCGCGATCCGCGCGGACGGGTGGTCACCGTGGCCTGGTTGGCCCTGCTACCCGACCTGCCGACCCCGGTGGCCGGCTCGGACGCCGCCTCGGCCGACTGGGCGCCGGTCGCCCGGCTCACCCCCGGTGAGCTCGCCTTCGACCACGACCGGATCGTCGCCGACGGTCTGGAACGGGCCCGCGCCAAGTTGGAGTACACCCCGCTGGCCAGCGCCTTCTGCCCGCCCGAGTTCACCGTGGCCCAACTGCGGGCCGTCTACGAGACGGTCTGGGGCACCCGGCTGGACCCGCGCAACTTCCACCGCAAGGTCACCGGAACCCCCGGATTCGTCAGCCCTGCGGGCCGGGCCACCGAGGGCGACCGGGGGCGACCCGCCCAACTGTTCCGCCGGGGCCCGGCCACCCGGCTCCACCCACCCATGCTCCGCCCTGAGCCCTGAGCCCTGAGCCCTGAGCCGCCTCCCGCGAACCCCGGCCGCGCCACCGCCCGCCCGACCGACCCGGCCGGTCACCCGGTTCGGGGTGGGAGCCTCAGAAGAGCGGGCCGTAGACCACCCCGGCCACCAGGCCGCCCACCAGCGCACCCACCACGACCTGGGCGACGGTGTGGTCACGCAGCCGCACCCGGGACCAGCCGACCAGACCGAGCAGCGGCACGGCCGGCAGCAACCGGGGACCGAAGGTGAGCAGCAGCACCACGAGCGTGCCGGCGGCCACCGCCGAGTGGATCGACATCTTCCACCAGTGGCTCACCGACACCGCCACCACCAGACCGACCACCCCGGCGGCGACCAGGGCCAGCACCGACCGCGGCGCATCGAGCGCCGCGAGCAGCGCCAGCCCGGCGGCGGCCGAGGCGAGCCCGAGCAGCAGCGGTACCCGGCGCTGCTCGCGGCGTCCGATGTGATGGTCGGTGAGTCGGCCCCGCCGCACCCCACCCATGATGTAGGCGAACGGGACGCCGGCGGCGAAGACCGTGGCGAGCAGCCCCCAGGCCAGCCCACGCGCCCCACCGGCACTGTGCCAGCCGATCAGCACGGTCAGCCCGCTGACCAGCACGGCCGGCGCGGTCAACTCGGTCACCACCCGGGCCGCCCGGGTCACCGCCCCTGCCGGCACGACCGGCTCGGCCTCCACCGGGGCGGATGCGGTCCGCTCGGCGGCAACCGGGAGGCCCCCGGCTGGAGCGGGTCCGGCCGGAGCCGGTCCGGCCGGAGCAGGGACAGCCGGGTCGCCGTCGACCGGGGTACGTCCGGGGGTCGTCGCCGGCCGGTCGCCGCCCTCGTCGCGCGTGCTCAGCGTTCCGCCCCCAATCCCTTCCGCCTGACCCGGCACGCCGTGGTGGTCGACGGGTCGGCCGTCGGCATCCGAACCGCGCGGCTCAGAGTGGCCTCAAGATCAGATTGCGATTCTGCAGACGACACGCCGATACGAGTACGCGAAATCACAATCTGATCATGGTGGCCCGTCCCGCCCTCACGCGACGACGCTGCGACTCAGCCTGCGGCGTCGACCGTCACCGTACCGTCGGGACCGGTGGTGTCGTGGCCGGTCGGCGCGGGCACGGCGGGTGCCAGCGGCGCGGGGGCCGGAGTGGCCGACGGGGGCGCGGGCCGGGCCGGCGGGCGGGCCGGATCCGGGCCGACGCGGGGCACGGGGCGGGCTTCGTCCAACGGGCGCAGGGCGCGGGGCGCGCGGGTGGGGATCGCCGTCGCGGTGGGCCGGGGGCGCGCCGTGGGGATCAGGGTGACCGTGACGGTGGGGCCCGGTGTCGGGGTGGGCTCGGGCACCTGTGTGGGCTCGGACGACGGGGTGGGCTCAGGCGACGGGGTGGGCTCGGGCGGAGGGGTGGGCTCGGACGGCGGGGTGTCGGGGGGCGCCGAGGTCGGCGACGGGTCCGGCGGTGGCTCGGAGAGGGTGGCCGTCGGCTCGGCGGTCGGGCTCGGGTCCGCGCTCGGTGCGGCGGTGGGTGCGGGACGGGACGGACCGGTCGGCGGGGACGTCCGGCGGATCGGTCGGGGCGTGGTGACGGGTGGCGGAGCGGGACGGTGGGCGGAGCCGGCGTCCACGGTGGGCGGGGCCGGGGCGGCAGCCGGAACGGGCGGCGGCGGTGCGACGGTCGGCGGGAGGGCCGGCTGGCCGGTGGCGGGCACCGGTACGACCACCGGGCCGACCGACGGGGTGGGCAGGAACGGGGTGCCGCCGTCCGGTAGCGCGGTGCTGCCCACGGTGGCCGATCCGGTGCTGATCGCGGCGAGCACGGGCATCGAGGCGGCCCCGGCGAGCAGGGCGACGGTGAACAGGTAGCCACGGTGTGGCCCACCGAGGCCGGGGGCCCGGTGGACGCCGATCATCCGCCGGTAGCTGCCTCCACCGGCCCGGTGCCGGCCGAGGAGCGGGACCGGAGGACCGTCACCATGCTCGGACACCGCACCACTCCCTCGTCGACCTGGACACCATCGTCGGTGGACAGCCCGGACCTGAACGGACATTATGCGCTAAACGCCCATCGACCACGTCAGCTTGACCCAGTGACGCCCAGTTCACCAGGCACCACAGCGTGTCGACACACAAAAAGTCCGTCGTGGCCACTCGGCCATACCGACAAAAGAGTCCACGCGTCATGAAGCGGACATCGTCCCACCGGCGGGAGGGCCATACTGTGGGGCCGCTCACCTCCTCTGCAATCATTCAGGCACGACGGCAACGCAGCCGCACCTCCGCGTACCCCGTGGCAGGCGTAGCTGGTCGCCGGCGCTCCCGAACCGGGTTCTACCCATGGATCCGGCTCAGGCCGCGCGGCAACCCCCACCGGGGCTAGGCACGGCCGCCAGGAACCAGTCCGGCAACAGCCGGGCCGGCGCACGTTGTGCGCGGACGGGTGACCCCCCGGCTCGGGCACAGACACGACAGGGAGAGACGGATGGCAAAGGGCGACCCTGCGGTCTCCAGCCGCGGCCGGCGAGCCGCACCCCGGTCCCGGCGAACCGCCGCGACCGGCGAGCCGGAACTCGTACAGCTGCTCACCCCGACCGGCGAGCGCATCGAGAGCGCCGTCGGCCCGGACGGCACCGAGTACCGCGTCGACTTCACCGACGAGGAGTACCGCGGCCTCTACCGCGATCTGGTGCTGGTCCGCAAGCTCGACGCCGAGGCGACCGCACTGCAGCGGCAGGGTGAGCTGGGCCTCTGGGCCTCGCTGCTCGGCCAGGAGGCGGCCCAGGTCGGCTCCGGGCGGGCGCTGCGCAGCCAGGACATGGCCTTCCCGACCTACCGGGAACACGGCGTGCTCTACTGCCGGGGCATCGACCCGATCATGCCGCTCGGCCTGTTCCGCGGCGTCGACCAGGGCGGCTGGGACCCGAACGAGTTCAAGTTCAACATGTACACGATCGTCATCGGGGCGCAGACCCTGCACGCGACCGGGTACGCCATGGGCGTCCACATGGACGGCCGCACCGGCACCGAGGACGGCGAGGCGGTGATCGCCTACTTCGGCGACGGCGCCACCAGCCAGGGCGACGTCAACGAGTCGTTCGTCTGGGCCAGCGTCTTCAACGTCCCGCTCGTCTTCTTCTGCCAGAACAACCAGTACGCCATCTCCGAACCGCTGGAACGGCAGACCCGGGTGCCGCTCTACCGCCGGGCCGGGGGCTTCGGCTTCCCCGGCGTCCGGGTGGACGGCAACGACGTGCTCGCGTCGTACGCGGTGACCCGGCACGCGCTGGACAACGCCCGGCTCGGCCAGGGCCCCAGCCTGATCGAGGCGTACACCTACCGGATGGGGGCGCACACCACCTCCGACGACCCCACCCGCTACCGGATCGCCAGCGAGGTCGAGGCCTGGCAGGCCAAGGACCCGATCGCCCGGATGAAGGCGTTCCTCGACAAGCAGCAGATCGCCGACGCCGACTTCTTCGCGTCGGTGGACGAGCAGGCCCGCGCCGAGTCGGTGCACCTGCGCGAACGGGTGCTCGAACTCCCCGACCCGGCCCCGGTGTCGATGTTCGACCACGTCTACCCGCACGGGTCGCCCGAGGTGGACGCGCAGCGGGCGCAGTTCAGCAGGTACCTGGAGTCGTTCGAGGGGAGCGCGCACTGATGGCCACGGAGACGCTCACCCTCGGCAAGGCCCTCAACACCGGCCTGCGCCGGGCTCTGGAGAACGACCCGAAGGTCGTCATCATGGGCGAGGACGTCGGCAAGCTCGGCGGCGTCTTCCGGATCACCGACGGGTTGCAGAAGGACTTCGGCGACCAGCGGGTGATCGACACCCCGTTGGCCGAGTCCGGCATCATCGGCACCGCCGTCGGCCTGGCCATCCGGGGCTTCCGGCCGGTCTGCGAGATCCAGTTCGACGGCTTCGTCTACCCGGCGTACGACCAGATCGTGTCGCAGGTGGCCAAGATGCACTACCGCTCCCAGGGCAAGGTCACCATCCCGATGGTGATCCGGATTCCCTACGGCGGTGGCATCGGCGCGGTGGAGCACCACTCCGAGTCGCCGGAGGCGTACTTCTCGCACACCGCCGGTCTGAAGGTGGTGACCTGCGCCAACCCGCAGGACGCGTACGTGATGATCCAGCAGGCCATCGC harbors:
- a CDS encoding ABC transporter, translating into MTTHGDPATRSGAPTVAARTGPSETDETPPGTTGDGLPAALTGLRAAIGATRFPLALPSAEPARHTGRALTDQLDDYLLPRLARLDAPLLVVVGGSTGAGKSTLVNSLVQARVSAAGVLRPTTRSPVLVCNPADSAWFRQGELLPGLTRTNEPSEDPGTLHLVTAPALPPGLAFLDAPDIDSVVDANRALAGQLLAAADLWLFVTTAARYADAVPWELLRTARSRGAAIAMVLDRVPPEAADEIAAHLSEMLAAQELGAAPLFVLPETWVDGQGLLPDRVTAPLGSWFARLAADAEARAAVVRQTLDGALASLHPTVEALADAADEQVAAADALDDRVRAAYKGAHRTVAEGLKDGRLLRGEVLARWQEFVGTGEFFRTLEARIGRLRDRLVAAVTGRPATPATELRNAIESQLVTLLRGVSSEAAEHTYTAWKAHPAGAALLEPPLAHASAELPERAERLVRDWQRAVLELVREEGGDRRFVARTAAYAVNATGLAVMIAVFASTAFIPTGLEVATGAGTTVAAQAVLQAIFGDQAVRTLAAKARGDLLDRVRTLLDEEAARYLSRTDAARCGAEAAAGLRRAAGRVEVARHRSGLADRVGQALPTPTPTSEEGTR
- a CDS encoding GTPase — encoded protein: MREALRGDQRVDADTLVARLDAVRRFLDAVDGEVPDAQLVGANTLVERAGTRLSLSRDHTVVALAGATGSGKSSLFNSLAQLDLSPVGVRRPTTGVAHACVWGPLDGGNQLLDWVGVLPRHRFVRESALDGDDESALHGLILLDLPDFDSVQRSHRLEVDRLLGLVDLVVWVVDPQKYADRVIHTSYLREFHRHREVTVVVLNQADRLPPAELPRVLADLRRLLDVDGLDGVPLLATTAVEPGGMTGLREALERAVSDRQAALRRLSGDADTVATALGELVAVEAPGHVPDAGTVRALDRALAEAAGVPAVAGAVEGAYRHRAGGTTGWPLVRGWRRLRPDPLRRLHLPGPSTDPQQPEQPLLGATSVPEPTAAQQSALGLAIRAVGDRSGGELPAPWPAAVTAAARSRLADLPDALDGAVAGTDLGMDRRPAWWRLVGALQWLVTLAAVAGLGWLVLGYALRALGLPALDYPRVGEAPLPTVLLLGGLLAGLLVAAVTRPVVRWAARRARQRAEQRLTEAVARIGAEYVLIPVRVIIDRYALARQAWQDAAR
- a CDS encoding SPFH domain-containing protein, encoding MADVTRRLFLRHLRGTPTNWVRLHVDGRVRREGTGQSFWYRPLTAVLSEVPVDDRELPLLFHARTGDFADITVQATVTYRVADPALAAARLDFSIDPRTGRSRSRPLDQVATLLAELAQQPALDLLARVPLAEALTTVAPVREAVSAALGAEPRLADIGVAVVSARVVAVRPEPELERALQTPTREAVQVQADRATYARRAQAVEQERGIAENELQNKIELARREQQLVEQHGANTRRRAELDAAAELATAHGKAEREQVANAAAAGRARVLATAEAEKDRLLAGGAADRERVLALAKAETVRAVGAAEAEAEAAKLAAYAELPPAVLQALTVRELAGQLPQIGQLTVTPDLLADLLGRLTGPVGAVERLTGRAGAVER
- a CDS encoding NUDIX hydrolase: MTDYPPFAVTVDLVVLTVRADELHLLLVRRGVPPDEGRWALPGGFVGIDEDLPDAAVRELTEETGLPEPAGHLEQLGTYGRPGRDPRGRVVTVAWLALLPDLPTPVAGSDAASADWAPVARLTPGELAFDHDRIVADGLERARAKLEYTPLASAFCPPEFTVAQLRAVYETVWGTRLDPRNFHRKVTGTPGFVSPAGRATEGDRGRPAQLFRRGPATRLHPPMLRPEP
- a CDS encoding phosphatase PAP2 family protein; the encoded protein is MEAEPVVPAGAVTRAARVVTELTAPAVLVSGLTVLIGWHSAGGARGLAWGLLATVFAAGVPFAYIMGGVRRGRLTDHHIGRREQRRVPLLLGLASAAAGLALLAALDAPRSVLALVAAGVVGLVVAVSVSHWWKMSIHSAVAAGTLVVLLLTFGPRLLPAVPLLGLVGWSRVRLRDHTVAQVVVGALVGGLVAGVVYGPLF
- the pdhA gene encoding pyruvate dehydrogenase (acetyl-transferring) E1 component subunit alpha, which encodes MAKGDPAVSSRGRRAAPRSRRTAATGEPELVQLLTPTGERIESAVGPDGTEYRVDFTDEEYRGLYRDLVLVRKLDAEATALQRQGELGLWASLLGQEAAQVGSGRALRSQDMAFPTYREHGVLYCRGIDPIMPLGLFRGVDQGGWDPNEFKFNMYTIVIGAQTLHATGYAMGVHMDGRTGTEDGEAVIAYFGDGATSQGDVNESFVWASVFNVPLVFFCQNNQYAISEPLERQTRVPLYRRAGGFGFPGVRVDGNDVLASYAVTRHALDNARLGQGPSLIEAYTYRMGAHTTSDDPTRYRIASEVEAWQAKDPIARMKAFLDKQQIADADFFASVDEQARAESVHLRERVLELPDPAPVSMFDHVYPHGSPEVDAQRAQFSRYLESFEGSAH
- a CDS encoding alpha-ketoacid dehydrogenase subunit beta, which gives rise to MATETLTLGKALNTGLRRALENDPKVVIMGEDVGKLGGVFRITDGLQKDFGDQRVIDTPLAESGIIGTAVGLAIRGFRPVCEIQFDGFVYPAYDQIVSQVAKMHYRSQGKVTIPMVIRIPYGGGIGAVEHHSESPEAYFSHTAGLKVVTCANPQDAYVMIQQAIASDDPIVFLEPKRRYWEKGPVELDAPLSGAYPLHSARVVRPGTAATVLAYGPMVRTCIEAATAAAEDGRELEVVDLRTLSPLDLTAVYESVRRTGRCVVVHEAPGNLGLGSEIAARITEECFYSLESPVLRVTGYDTPYPASRVEEEYLPDLDRVLDAVDRSFGW